In the genome of Manis javanica isolate MJ-LG chromosome 17, MJ_LKY, whole genome shotgun sequence, one region contains:
- the LOC108401376 gene encoding vomeronasal type-1 receptor 1-like: protein MASGELVMGILFFFQSGVGLLGNSSLLYHYTLTLFTKHTQRPTDLIFSQLAFANFLVLFSRGIPQTLAAFCMEYILGEVECKVCFYVHRVARGVSLCTTCLLSGFQAVIISPSNSRWAELKPKAPKFVQPFCSFCWILHLLINIIVPMKVTQPDNTTNMTERNFGLCSVKKTDSFTPLLSTFLFTFLDILCLAPMAWASGSIVFFLQRHKQKVQYIHTSLCPRASPATTAIHIVLLLVSSFVSFYFLSSVLSLYMTYFDNTSLGLINTSVFLAACFPAISPFVLVSYDTQIFRTCFVSCGKTKTSM, encoded by the coding sequence ATGGCTTCTGGTGAGTTGGTAATGGGTATTCTCTTCTTCTTCCAGAGTGGAGTTGGGCTTCTAGGCAATTCCTCACTCCTCTATCATTATACATTGACTTTGTTCACTAAACACACTCAAAGACCCACAGATCTAATTTTCAGCCAGTTGGCCTTTGCCAACTTCCTGGTTCTTTTCTCTAGGGGAATCCCTCAGACACTGGCTGCTTTTTGTATGGAATATATCCTGGGAGAAGTTGAGTGTAAGGTTTGCTTTTATGTTCACAGAGTGGCCCGAGGGGTTTCTCTGTGCACCACCTGCCTCTTGAGTGGGTTCCAGGCTGTCATAATCAGCCCGAGTAATTCTCGGTGGGCAGAACTCAAACCTAAAGCTCCAAAATTTGTTCAAcccttctgttccttctgttggATTCTCCATCTTCTAATAAATATTATTGTGCCAATGAAAGTGACTCAGCCAGACAACACTACAAACATGACAGAAAGAAATTTTGGATTGTGTTCTGTAAAAAAGACAGATTCATTTACACCCTTACTCTCTACATTCTTGTTTACCTTCCTTGATATTTTGTGTTTGGCACCCATGGCTTGGGCCAGTGGCTCCATAGTGTTCTTCCTGCAAAGACATAAGCAGAAAGTCCAATACATTCACACCAGCCTCTGTCCCAGAGCCTCCCCGGCAACCACTGCAATTCACATTGTTCTGCTTCTGGTGagttcatttgtttccttttatttcctctccTCCGTCTTATCGCTTTATATGACTTACTTTGACAACACAAGCCTGGGCCTGATAAACACGAGTGTATTCCTAGCTGCTTGTTTTCCAGCTATCAGCCCCTTTGTGCTTGTAAGTTATGATACTCAAATATTCAGAACCTGCTTTGTCAGTTGTGGGAAAACTAAAACCTCTATGTAG